From the Micromonospora lupini genome, one window contains:
- a CDS encoding ABC transporter ATP-binding protein codes for MSTTVTNDERDARVETTWQTLRRGLALSPELRTGLAATLGLALVYMVGRVAVPVAVQQGIDRGIIGGLNLDVVWSVVAVTAAILVITTACGYLMMRRLFTVSETALANVRTRAFRHVHDLSMLHQQSERRGSLVSRVTSDVDQITQFLQWGGVILLVNLGQLVVTTAVMLAYSWQLTLVVLAAFLPAVLVIRRLQRRLGAAYATVRQRTGTLLGAIGESVVGAPVIRAYGIAGRTARRLDDAIDNQRVAQQRAIRISIVGSSVGELAAGLALAGVVVLGVTLGVDGTLSIGQLTAFLFLVTLFIQPVQIATEVLNEAQNAIAGWRRVLDVLDVAPDVADPGEQGRDLPAGPLDIRFAGVRFAYPGGPAVLHDIDLEIPAKSRVAVVGETGSGKTTFAKLLTRLMDPSAGAVLLSGVPLADVRFDSLRARVVMVPQDGFLFDATVGDNVRFARPELTDEQLGAAFTELGLADWLDGLPAGLATPVGERGEALSVGERQLVALARAYVADPDLLVLDEATSAVDPATEVRLQRTLDAVTRGRTTLAIAHRLSTAQAADEVIVVDRGRIVQRGPHDELVHDADSVYGLLYASWLEQTR; via the coding sequence TTGAGTACGACTGTGACGAACGACGAGCGGGACGCGCGGGTGGAGACCACCTGGCAGACCCTCCGGCGGGGGCTGGCGCTCTCCCCGGAGCTGCGGACCGGCCTGGCGGCCACCCTGGGCCTGGCCCTGGTCTACATGGTGGGCCGGGTGGCCGTCCCGGTCGCGGTGCAGCAGGGCATCGACCGGGGCATCATCGGTGGCCTGAACCTCGACGTGGTCTGGTCGGTGGTGGCGGTCACCGCGGCGATCCTCGTGATCACCACGGCCTGCGGTTACCTGATGATGCGCCGGCTGTTCACGGTCAGCGAGACGGCGCTGGCGAATGTGCGGACGCGGGCGTTCCGGCACGTGCACGACCTGTCGATGTTGCACCAGCAGTCGGAGCGGCGTGGGTCGCTCGTCTCGCGGGTGACGAGCGACGTCGACCAGATCACCCAGTTTCTCCAGTGGGGTGGGGTGATCCTGCTGGTCAACCTGGGTCAGCTGGTGGTGACGACGGCCGTGATGCTGGCGTACTCCTGGCAGTTGACCCTTGTGGTGCTGGCGGCGTTCCTGCCTGCGGTGCTCGTCATCCGCCGGTTGCAGCGTCGTCTCGGCGCGGCGTACGCGACGGTGCGTCAGCGCACCGGCACGCTGCTGGGCGCGATCGGCGAGAGCGTCGTGGGCGCCCCGGTGATCCGGGCGTACGGCATCGCGGGGCGTACCGCGCGGCGGCTGGACGACGCCATCGACAACCAGCGCGTGGCGCAGCAGCGGGCGATCCGGATCAGCATCGTGGGCAGTTCGGTAGGCGAGCTGGCGGCCGGGTTGGCGCTTGCCGGCGTGGTGGTGCTCGGGGTGACGCTGGGGGTGGACGGCACGCTGTCGATCGGCCAGCTGACCGCCTTCCTCTTCCTGGTGACGCTGTTCATCCAGCCGGTGCAGATCGCCACCGAGGTGCTCAACGAGGCGCAGAACGCGATCGCGGGCTGGCGGCGGGTGCTGGACGTGCTCGACGTCGCCCCGGACGTGGCGGATCCGGGCGAGCAGGGCCGGGACCTGCCGGCCGGTCCGTTGGACATCCGGTTCGCCGGGGTGCGGTTCGCCTATCCGGGTGGCCCTGCGGTGCTGCACGACATCGACCTGGAGATTCCGGCGAAGAGCCGGGTGGCGGTGGTCGGCGAGACGGGCAGCGGCAAGACGACCTTCGCGAAGCTGCTCACCCGCCTGATGGACCCGTCGGCGGGAGCGGTGCTGCTGTCCGGGGTGCCGCTGGCGGACGTCCGGTTCGACTCGTTGCGCGCCCGGGTGGTGATGGTGCCGCAGGACGGGTTCCTCTTCGACGCGACGGTGGGGGACAACGTGCGGTTCGCCCGGCCGGAGCTGACCGACGAGCAGCTCGGCGCCGCGTTCACGGAGCTGGGCCTGGCGGACTGGCTGGATGGTCTGCCCGCCGGCCTGGCCACGCCGGTGGGGGAGCGTGGCGAGGCGTTGAGCGTCGGGGAGCGGCAGCTCGTCGCGCTGGCCCGGGCGTACGTGGCCGACCCGGACCTGCTGGTGCTTGACGAGGCGACGAGCGCTGTCGACCCGGCGACCGAGGTGCGGCTGCAACGCACCCTGGACGCCGTCACGCGGGGGCGCACGACGCTCGCCATCGCGCACCGGCTCTCCACAGCCCAGGCGGCCGACGAGGTGATCGTGGTGGATCGGGGGCGCATCGTGCAGCGTGGCCCGCACGACGAGTTGGTGCACGACGCCGACTCGGTCTACGGCCTGCTGTACGCCTCCTGGCTGGAGCAGACCCGATAA
- a CDS encoding ABC transporter ATP-binding protein — MASRTSRDVLGRGLGVLRQAIREQPRIFAIAVIGSVLFGSMVIVSAYVVGAVVGDVVVPAIARGEVGVGTLALAAVALFGISVLRVVGIFGRRLGAGYMQYRLQAAYRRRVTRRYLDLPLSWHHRNATGTLLSNANSDVEAAWYPIAPLPFAVGTLVMLVGAIVSLFATDWALALVGLAVFPALFALNVVYSRRMAPRQARAQRLRAEVSGIAHESFDGALVVKTMGREAQETARFAGRAGELRDALISVGRLRGVFDPLLETLPSLGTLAVLVVGAFRLRQGAISVTELVSVAFLFTVLAFPVRAIGWVLAELPRSVAGWDRVRRVLDATGEMPYGQRVLDPALSGPATLTFTDVHFSYPPAEAHQVGAQVLGEVGFTVPAGRTVALVGPTGAGKSTIASLAVRLVDPDSGVVELDGVEVRDLTAASLAGTVALVAQVPFIFDDTVRANVALDRAGIDDEDVWAALRLAEADGFVAALPDGLDTMVGERGTSLSGGQRQRLTLARALAGRPRLLVLDDATSAVDPRVEAAILAGLRASAGEPGVPAASILVVAYRRATIALADEVVYVEQGRVVARGTHSELLATVAGYVDLVTAYEQAEVDRAQERAYDDEVAQLPSGLEIEVDH; from the coding sequence GTGGCGAGCAGGACAAGTCGGGACGTGCTCGGCAGAGGGCTGGGGGTTCTGCGGCAGGCGATCCGGGAGCAGCCGCGGATCTTCGCGATTGCCGTGATCGGCAGTGTGCTGTTCGGCTCGATGGTCATCGTCAGCGCGTACGTGGTGGGCGCGGTGGTCGGTGACGTGGTGGTGCCGGCCATCGCGCGGGGCGAGGTGGGCGTCGGCACCCTGGCGCTGGCGGCGGTCGCCCTGTTCGGGATCAGCGTGCTGCGGGTGGTGGGCATCTTCGGCCGGCGGCTCGGCGCCGGTTACATGCAGTACCGGCTCCAGGCCGCCTACCGCCGCCGGGTCACCCGCCGCTACCTGGATCTGCCGCTGTCGTGGCACCACCGCAACGCCACCGGCACGCTGCTGTCCAACGCCAACTCGGACGTGGAGGCGGCCTGGTACCCGATCGCCCCGCTGCCCTTCGCGGTGGGCACGCTGGTGATGCTTGTCGGCGCGATCGTCTCGCTCTTCGCCACCGACTGGGCCCTCGCCCTGGTCGGCCTCGCGGTCTTCCCCGCGCTGTTCGCGCTCAACGTGGTCTACTCGCGCCGGATGGCGCCGCGGCAGGCCCGGGCGCAGCGGTTGCGCGCCGAGGTCAGTGGCATCGCGCACGAGAGTTTCGACGGCGCGTTGGTGGTCAAGACGATGGGCCGCGAGGCGCAGGAGACGGCCCGGTTCGCCGGTCGCGCCGGCGAGTTGCGCGACGCGTTGATCTCGGTGGGTCGGCTGCGGGGCGTCTTCGACCCGCTGCTGGAGACGCTGCCCAGCCTCGGCACCCTGGCGGTGCTGGTGGTCGGGGCGTTCCGCCTGCGCCAGGGCGCGATAAGTGTCACCGAGCTGGTCAGCGTCGCCTTCCTCTTCACCGTGCTGGCCTTCCCGGTGCGGGCCATCGGCTGGGTGCTGGCCGAGCTGCCGCGCAGCGTCGCCGGCTGGGACCGGGTGCGCCGGGTGCTCGACGCCACCGGCGAGATGCCGTACGGGCAGCGTGTCCTCGACCCGGCACTGTCGGGGCCGGCCACGCTCACGTTCACCGACGTGCACTTCTCCTACCCGCCGGCCGAGGCGCACCAGGTCGGCGCGCAGGTGCTCGGCGAGGTCGGCTTCACCGTGCCGGCCGGTCGCACGGTCGCCCTGGTCGGACCGACAGGCGCCGGGAAGTCCACAATCGCCTCGCTCGCCGTCCGCCTTGTCGATCCCGACTCCGGCGTCGTCGAGCTGGACGGCGTGGAGGTGCGCGATCTGACCGCCGCGTCGCTCGCCGGCACTGTCGCCCTTGTCGCGCAGGTGCCGTTCATCTTCGACGACACCGTACGTGCCAATGTCGCCCTGGACCGGGCGGGCATCGACGACGAGGACGTCTGGGCGGCGCTGCGCCTGGCCGAGGCGGACGGGTTCGTCGCCGCGCTGCCCGACGGGCTGGACACGATGGTCGGCGAGCGGGGCACCTCACTCTCCGGCGGCCAGCGGCAGCGGCTCACGCTGGCCCGCGCGCTTGCCGGACGGCCACGCCTGCTGGTGCTCGACGACGCGACGAGCGCCGTGGACCCTCGCGTGGAGGCGGCCATCCTCGCCGGTCTGCGCGCGTCGGCGGGTGAGCCGGGAGTGCCTGCCGCGTCGATCCTGGTGGTGGCGTACCGCCGGGCGACCATCGCCCTCGCCGACGAGGTCGTCTACGTGGAGCAGGGCCGGGTGGTCGCCCGGGGCACGCACAGCGAGCTGCTGGCCACCGTCGCCGGCTACGTGGACCTGGTCACCGCGTACGAGCAGGCGGAGGTCGACCGCGCGCAGGAGCGCGCGTACGACGACGAGGTGGCGCAGCTGCCGTCGGGCCTGGAGATCGAGGTGGACCATTGA